From Planctomicrobium piriforme, a single genomic window includes:
- a CDS encoding ATP-grasp domain-containing protein gives MRAYVQQGSQEDFNFLSLDQTAHWFWERGYEVIRFDYPELGAGVLDRGLRQFSEETIVAGGVGTIREALQRAGRPLPENLDLPQCLDNWIGRRFWTSTLDEIRSLVEANAGLLPVHVKPLRHHKKFKGRVIAEFRDLIPTADIDGEMPVLVQEVVRFASEWRASVFRGRIVHVGNYAGDPLLFPDANRMQGALKAFVSPPVACAMDWGVTEAGETLLVEVNDAFALGAYGIRGSIYTAMIEARWRQLMGLADNGVGEWLSM, from the coding sequence ATGCGCGCATACGTTCAGCAGGGATCTCAGGAAGATTTCAATTTCCTCAGCCTGGATCAGACTGCGCATTGGTTCTGGGAACGAGGATATGAGGTAATCCGATTTGACTATCCGGAACTTGGCGCAGGAGTTTTGGATCGAGGATTGCGGCAATTTTCAGAGGAGACAATTGTTGCGGGAGGGGTGGGCACGATCCGCGAAGCTCTGCAACGCGCGGGGCGTCCGTTGCCAGAGAACCTGGATTTGCCTCAATGTCTAGATAATTGGATAGGTCGCCGGTTCTGGACTTCGACCTTGGACGAAATACGTTCGTTAGTGGAGGCAAATGCAGGTTTGCTGCCAGTGCATGTGAAGCCCTTAAGGCATCACAAGAAATTCAAGGGACGAGTGATCGCCGAATTTCGAGATTTGATTCCCACTGCTGACATTGATGGGGAGATGCCGGTACTTGTCCAAGAGGTCGTTCGATTTGCGTCAGAATGGAGAGCCAGCGTCTTTCGCGGTCGGATCGTTCATGTCGGAAACTACGCGGGCGACCCCTTGCTCTTTCCTGACGCAAACAGGATGCAGGGGGCGCTGAAAGCCTTTGTGAGCCCGCCTGTCGCGTGTGCGATGGATTGGGGTGTTACTGAAGCCGGAGAAACATTGCTTGTCGAAGTCAACGATGCTTTCGCGCTTGGAGCGTATGGGATTCGAGGCAGCATCTACACTGCGATGATCGAAGCTCGCTGGCGTCAGTTGATGGGGCTGGCGGATAACGGAGTTGGAGAATGGCTGTCGATGTGA
- a CDS encoding sigma-70 family RNA polymerase sigma factor, producing the protein MIKSGTSRLKTIVPHRDGHREFVRLWTAASRRVHAYILTMVLNQADAEDLLQEVGVTVWEKFDDYDPSRDFVSWACGVARNKVLSFNQLASQRLVQSRELLDRIEAETWLSSRTLERQQHALQQCLSKLRDADRQLLQLRYTEGISLKQAAHDTGRSLQAMYKLLQRIHLRLFECVTRRLAAGDET; encoded by the coding sequence ATGATCAAATCTGGAACCAGCCGCCTGAAGACGATCGTGCCCCATCGTGACGGACATCGCGAGTTTGTTCGTCTCTGGACGGCGGCCTCGCGGCGAGTGCATGCCTATATCCTGACGATGGTGCTGAATCAGGCGGATGCCGAAGATCTGCTGCAGGAAGTCGGCGTCACGGTCTGGGAAAAGTTTGACGACTACGATCCCTCGCGGGATTTTGTGAGCTGGGCCTGCGGCGTCGCCCGGAACAAGGTGCTGTCGTTCAATCAGCTTGCCAGTCAGCGGCTGGTGCAGTCGCGTGAGTTACTGGATCGGATCGAGGCAGAAACCTGGTTGAGTTCCCGCACTCTGGAACGGCAGCAACACGCCCTTCAGCAATGCCTGTCAAAGCTGCGGGATGCCGACCGCCAACTGCTGCAATTGCGATACACCGAGGGGATCTCGCTGAAGCAGGCAGCACATGACACCGGACGCTCCCTGCAGGCCATGTACAAGCTGCTGCAACGCATTCATCTGCGACTGTTTGAATGCGTCACCCGACGCCTGGCGGCGGGAGACGAAACATGA
- a CDS encoding FecR domain-containing protein translates to MTTVEKLRSMLLLPQEERESPEVVAAIRNLIEQDQDALRLYVRWSHFESSLQWSLSGDPTCRSEVLTLVQRESLRQRLLRSSLLTASLMLAVVVGINWWAMEIRRAVRENPAHLIAGDFRVSDDAVWAGPAASNRGLLQPGDRFQLLQGELLLTMDSGAVAACSGPIDLQILDNMGLFIHRGDVCIDVPQRAIGFRVSSPTGQAVDLGTVFGVRVDEDGEMEVHVLKGSVRTEPRQSAPVVVNAGSMQLVHSDGKPTSIQAAQAGVFADELLKLAGLESTANDIAFVPQPPKSVLLHDLAASDTATVFLEQSNHLLDDELSIYVPRPGDYQSDRWPKLGALKAGTRVSSYLIHAENLTSSQIEGTVVFRGRILGFALDREQLNATDRAYGNPLTAYPSGAAEQQPLMRGFLANPQGEPEVGDSLTILPDGKTIQFIMTCTSGNVDQMRIFVGQEDAP, encoded by the coding sequence ATGACGACAGTCGAGAAACTGCGGAGCATGCTGCTGCTCCCCCAGGAAGAGCGAGAAAGCCCCGAGGTGGTCGCCGCCATCCGTAACCTCATCGAACAGGATCAGGATGCCTTGCGGCTGTACGTAAGGTGGTCCCATTTTGAATCCAGTCTGCAATGGAGTCTGAGCGGCGACCCGACTTGTCGCAGCGAAGTGCTGACGCTGGTGCAGCGCGAGAGTCTGCGACAGCGGTTGCTGCGGTCTTCTTTGTTAACCGCATCTCTGATGCTGGCGGTTGTCGTCGGTATCAACTGGTGGGCGATGGAGATTCGCCGCGCTGTAAGAGAGAACCCGGCACATCTGATCGCAGGTGACTTTCGGGTCTCGGACGACGCCGTCTGGGCCGGGCCTGCGGCCAGCAACCGTGGACTGTTGCAGCCGGGAGACCGCTTTCAGCTGCTGCAGGGGGAACTGCTGCTGACGATGGACAGCGGCGCGGTTGCCGCCTGCTCAGGCCCTATCGACTTACAGATTCTCGACAACATGGGGCTCTTCATTCATCGCGGCGATGTCTGCATCGACGTCCCGCAACGGGCCATTGGATTTCGAGTCTCTTCACCGACCGGTCAGGCTGTCGACCTGGGAACGGTGTTTGGAGTGAGAGTGGATGAAGACGGCGAAATGGAAGTGCATGTCTTGAAAGGGAGCGTGCGCACCGAGCCCAGACAATCCGCCCCTGTCGTGGTGAACGCCGGTTCCATGCAGCTTGTTCATTCCGACGGAAAGCCAACATCCATTCAGGCCGCTCAGGCAGGGGTCTTTGCGGACGAACTCTTGAAACTGGCCGGGCTGGAGAGTACGGCTAATGATATTGCCTTTGTGCCCCAGCCGCCAAAGTCAGTCCTGCTGCACGATCTCGCCGCCAGCGACACTGCCACCGTCTTTCTGGAACAGTCGAATCACCTCTTGGACGACGAATTGAGCATCTACGTTCCTCGACCAGGAGATTATCAAAGCGACCGCTGGCCAAAGCTCGGCGCGCTCAAAGCAGGCACGCGAGTCAGCAGCTACCTCATCCATGCCGAGAATCTCACCAGTTCGCAAATCGAGGGAACGGTCGTCTTTCGCGGTCGCATTCTCGGTTTCGCCCTCGACCGCGAACAGTTGAATGCGACAGATCGAGCTTATGGAAATCCACTGACGGCGTACCCCTCTGGCGCCGCCGAACAACAACCTCTCATGCGGGGATTTCTGGCAAACCCGCAGGGTGAACCTGAAGTCGGCGACTCCCTGACCATTCTTCCAGACGGAAAAACGATTCAGTTCATCATGACTTGCACCTCAGGCAACGTGGACCAGATGCGGATTTTTGTAGGGCAGGAAGACGCACCCTGA
- a CDS encoding nucleotidyltransferase domain-containing protein: MTHPADSMTGRILPTGTQVVVLRDVIGQNGRIVHPHGAVGVVVKSPEDLNHAYRVRFLDGFEEALHGDQVVILSRFKTGEIGDSEVTAARSDLSDRVILRCVIGSRAYGLDDNQSDTDYRGIFLPTADKQWSLYGVPEQIECDETQEHYWELQRFLVLALKANPNVLECLYSPLVEKKTPLAEELLGLREMFLSRLVYQTYNGYVMSQFKKMQSDLRNQGVVKWKHVMHLIRLLISGISVLRDGFVPVRVEAHRDQLLAIKRGEMAWDETEKWRLSLHGEFDQAFQATTLPERPDYERANAFLVKARRAALGELLP; encoded by the coding sequence ATGACTCATCCGGCAGACTCCATGACCGGTCGCATCCTCCCGACCGGCACTCAGGTTGTGGTACTGCGGGATGTCATCGGGCAGAACGGACGAATCGTGCATCCACACGGCGCGGTCGGTGTCGTGGTGAAGTCTCCTGAGGATTTGAACCACGCCTATCGAGTCCGTTTCCTGGATGGTTTCGAAGAGGCCTTGCACGGCGATCAGGTCGTGATTCTGTCCCGTTTCAAGACGGGCGAGATCGGGGATTCCGAGGTCACGGCGGCTCGCAGCGACCTTTCTGACCGTGTGATCCTGCGGTGCGTCATCGGCTCGCGCGCCTACGGTCTCGACGATAACCAGTCGGACACGGACTACCGGGGCATCTTCCTCCCCACGGCTGACAAGCAATGGTCGCTCTACGGCGTGCCTGAGCAGATTGAATGCGACGAGACTCAGGAACATTACTGGGAACTGCAGCGTTTTCTGGTTCTTGCGTTGAAAGCGAACCCGAACGTCCTGGAATGTCTCTACTCTCCGCTGGTCGAGAAAAAGACGCCGCTCGCGGAGGAACTGCTTGGGCTACGGGAGATGTTTCTCTCGCGACTCGTTTACCAGACGTACAACGGGTATGTGATGTCGCAGTTCAAGAAAATGCAGTCGGATCTGCGGAATCAAGGCGTGGTGAAGTGGAAGCACGTCATGCACCTGATTCGATTGCTGATTTCCGGCATCAGCGTGCTGCGTGACGGATTTGTCCCGGTCCGGGTCGAAGCACATCGCGACCAGTTACTCGCGATCAAACGAGGAGAGATGGCCTGGGATGAAACCGAAAAGTGGCGACTGAGCCTGCACGGCGAGTTCGACCAGGCATTTCAGGCGACAACGCTGCCAGAGCGACCAGACTATGAACGAGCGAATGCGTTCCTCGTCAAAGCCAGACGAGCGGCGTTGGGGGAATTACTGCCATAG
- a CDS encoding sugar phosphate isomerase/epimerase family protein has protein sequence MRLGLINSAWHQSGRSTAWGIAKTKEIGFDCIDLLVDPLEIDVRERRLIKDECDRQGLPIVSICCVALGLTDFNKSVQEFHLDRCREHLDLVYEYQAENMLLVLGEYIWNKEIIPPAEQWDVGVQNCRALAEYAGELGIKIALELEPFHLSMLNNIDRMVQFVDDVGDPALAANIDISHLHLAHAPAAELPKLKGKAIHVHISDCDGKQHGDLPPGRGVVDFPPYLKELRKLEIPGTVSIELEYSPEPDKIEEWVREAYEQTAKLMREAELRP, from the coding sequence ATGCGTTTGGGACTGATCAACTCTGCCTGGCATCAGTCGGGCCGCTCGACCGCGTGGGGAATTGCCAAGACGAAAGAAATCGGTTTCGACTGCATCGACCTGCTGGTCGATCCGCTGGAGATCGATGTCCGCGAACGCCGCCTCATCAAGGACGAATGCGACCGTCAAGGTTTACCCATCGTCTCCATCTGCTGCGTTGCCCTGGGTCTCACCGACTTCAACAAGAGCGTGCAGGAGTTCCACCTCGACCGCTGCCGCGAACATCTCGATCTGGTCTACGAATACCAGGCCGAGAACATGCTGCTGGTGCTGGGGGAATACATCTGGAACAAGGAGATCATTCCGCCTGCCGAACAATGGGACGTTGGCGTCCAGAACTGCCGCGCCCTGGCGGAGTACGCCGGCGAACTGGGGATCAAGATTGCCCTGGAACTCGAGCCGTTTCATCTCTCCATGCTGAACAACATCGACCGCATGGTGCAGTTTGTGGACGACGTCGGCGACCCGGCGCTGGCGGCGAACATCGATATTTCGCACCTTCATCTGGCGCACGCCCCCGCTGCCGAACTTCCCAAACTGAAGGGGAAGGCCATTCATGTGCATATCTCGGATTGCGACGGCAAACAGCATGGCGACCTGCCGCCGGGCCGCGGAGTGGTTGACTTCCCACCGTATCTGAAGGAGCTGCGGAAACTGGAAATCCCCGGCACGGTCTCCATCGAGCTGGAGTATTCGCCAGAGCCGGACAAGATCGAGGAATGGGTCCGGGAAGCGTACGAGCAGACCGCCAAACTGATGCGCGAAGCGGAACTGCGACCATGA
- a CDS encoding nucleotidyltransferase domain-containing protein, producing MTMDPRLHKQIAAHPFPLLFVTISGAHLYGFPSPDSDFDLRGVHLLPLQQVVGLKSLKETIEKSGIHDGLEIDLVTHDALKFFVMMLKKNGYVLEQVLSPLIVHSTPEHDELKAISRDCITRYHAYHYFGFAETQWKLFQKADPPHVKPLLYVYRVLLTGIHLMRTGEVEANLVTLNETARLPYIPDLIARKTTGPEKGHLDQADLQFHQREYERLRAELQTAFEQSQLPENPSGTDALNDLLVRLRLKS from the coding sequence ATGACGATGGACCCTCGTCTTCACAAACAAATTGCCGCGCATCCGTTTCCACTGCTGTTCGTCACGATCAGCGGAGCGCATCTGTACGGGTTTCCTTCGCCGGATTCGGATTTCGATCTGCGGGGCGTGCATCTGTTGCCGCTGCAGCAGGTCGTTGGTCTCAAGTCGCTGAAGGAGACCATCGAGAAGTCAGGGATTCACGATGGCCTGGAGATCGATCTGGTCACTCATGATGCCCTGAAATTCTTTGTGATGATGTTGAAGAAGAACGGCTATGTGCTTGAACAGGTGCTTTCGCCGCTGATTGTGCATTCCACGCCGGAGCATGACGAACTAAAAGCCATCTCGCGCGACTGCATCACCAGGTATCACGCTTACCACTACTTTGGGTTTGCGGAGACGCAGTGGAAACTGTTTCAGAAAGCCGATCCCCCGCATGTGAAGCCGCTGCTGTATGTGTACAGGGTGCTGTTGACAGGCATTCACCTGATGCGGACGGGTGAGGTGGAAGCGAACTTGGTCACCCTGAACGAAACGGCCAGACTCCCCTACATCCCGGACCTGATCGCGAGAAAAACCACAGGCCCGGAGAAAGGCCACCTCGATCAAGCAGACCTGCAATTCCACCAACGGGAATACGAGCGTCTACGAGCCGAGTTGCAGACGGCTTTCGAGCAAAGCCAACTGCCGGAGAACCCGAGTGGGACCGACGCGCTGAACGATCTGCTGGTGCGGTTGCGATTGAAGAGTTAG
- a CDS encoding universal stress protein, whose product MTASRTILVQANIAGEPPTWTSGSIAAIDQAGQLAARDRLQLHLLTSLDDGPVETAALLESNENPLAVHQGIQKLHADVAAQFMNQQVEVNSHLLHDSSPSAFVQHVQDHRPRVVFLGADGENFEPTKIEEILERSRSDVWMAVPDAFDRDVLCLVVVDDLSDSGQRALRTAVSLGQAFHSRLLVVHALPLDCTEQDTTAVEEQIQSRLFQTDFRTLDQGTRLFVETGGLADVLEQAVREFDASLVIMSPSATIALAVVGPKILAANCSLYLLPGIEHAERAIPT is encoded by the coding sequence ATGACCGCCAGTCGCACGATTCTCGTGCAGGCGAACATCGCAGGCGAGCCGCCGACTTGGACGAGCGGATCCATTGCCGCCATCGATCAGGCAGGTCAGCTGGCTGCGCGGGACCGGCTACAACTCCATTTGCTGACGAGCCTGGATGATGGGCCGGTCGAGACAGCGGCGCTCCTGGAGTCGAACGAGAACCCACTGGCCGTCCATCAGGGGATTCAGAAGCTGCATGCCGACGTGGCAGCGCAGTTCATGAACCAGCAGGTGGAAGTTAACTCACATCTCCTGCATGATTCCAGTCCCTCTGCGTTTGTGCAGCATGTTCAGGATCACCGTCCCCGAGTCGTTTTCCTGGGAGCCGATGGAGAGAACTTCGAACCGACCAAAATTGAGGAGATTCTTGAGCGATCCAGGTCCGATGTCTGGATGGCCGTGCCAGACGCTTTCGACCGCGACGTTCTGTGTCTGGTTGTCGTCGATGATTTGAGCGATTCAGGTCAAAGAGCCCTCCGCACGGCGGTGTCGCTCGGGCAGGCATTTCACTCGCGACTGCTGGTCGTCCATGCACTTCCGTTGGACTGCACTGAGCAGGACACGACGGCGGTTGAAGAGCAGATTCAATCGCGATTGTTTCAGACCGACTTCCGCACCCTCGACCAGGGAACGCGACTGTTCGTGGAGACAGGCGGTCTCGCGGATGTTCTCGAACAAGCGGTTCGCGAGTTCGATGCCTCGCTGGTGATAATGAGTCCTTCAGCGACAATCGCACTGGCTGTCGTTGGGCCGAAGATCCTTGCGGCGAACTGCTCCCTTTATTTGCTCCCTGGAATTGAACACGCGGAACGGGCCATCCCGACATGA
- a CDS encoding DUF1559 domain-containing protein: MTRQQTSPKRISAFTLIELLVVIAIIAILIALLLPAVQQAREAARRSQCKNNLKQIGLALHNYHETSGVLPPGVCGQVNHVTESDSYLGNAPGWFQFVLPMMDQTNLYNQMSAQMSRTGSAGNAATYPGRMTIVPTFVCPSDANGRKVCRFGTVWYESHGFCGNYAACSGSKYFTPPANVTDNVSTREDETDAADNNMQRRNGMFYSLSSTRFSDVLDGLSNTVMLGELLVMPDVGAGATTTDLRGAYYFGRRASSLWSTREAPNSLVGDRITSCIDAAMTPCNGVGADNMLISTRSRHTGGAHVAMGDGAVRFISNSIDRPTFQFLGSRAGNEVVGEF; encoded by the coding sequence ATGACTCGTCAGCAAACATCGCCCAAGCGGATCTCCGCGTTTACGCTCATCGAACTGCTGGTTGTGATCGCCATCATCGCCATTCTGATTGCCTTGCTGCTGCCTGCTGTGCAGCAAGCTCGCGAGGCGGCACGACGCAGTCAATGTAAGAACAACCTGAAGCAGATTGGGTTGGCGCTGCACAACTACCACGAAACCAGCGGCGTGCTCCCCCCTGGCGTGTGCGGTCAGGTGAACCACGTCACCGAATCGGATTCTTATCTTGGCAATGCGCCTGGCTGGTTTCAGTTCGTACTGCCCATGATGGATCAGACGAACCTCTATAACCAGATGAGCGCGCAGATGAGCAGAACAGGCAGTGCTGGAAATGCCGCCACCTATCCCGGCCGCATGACGATCGTGCCGACGTTTGTTTGTCCCTCGGATGCCAATGGGAGGAAAGTCTGCCGATTCGGAACGGTGTGGTACGAATCGCACGGTTTCTGCGGCAACTACGCGGCCTGCTCCGGTTCGAAGTATTTCACTCCGCCGGCCAACGTGACAGACAATGTCTCGACCCGAGAAGACGAGACCGACGCCGCCGACAATAACATGCAGAGACGCAATGGCATGTTCTATAGCCTGTCGTCGACGCGGTTCTCGGACGTCCTCGATGGCCTGAGCAACACCGTCATGCTGGGTGAACTTCTCGTCATGCCGGACGTGGGAGCTGGTGCGACAACGACAGACCTGCGGGGCGCCTATTACTTCGGTCGACGGGCCTCATCGCTCTGGAGTACGCGCGAGGCCCCCAATTCACTGGTGGGGGACCGGATCACCTCCTGCATCGACGCCGCCATGACTCCCTGCAACGGGGTCGGCGCCGACAACATGCTGATTTCAACCCGGAGCCGCCACACCGGCGGCGCTCACGTTGCCATGGGAGACGGCGCCGTCCGCTTCATCTCAAACTCCATCGACCGACCCACATTCCAGTTTCTGGGCTCGCGCGCCGGCAACGAAGTCGTCGGTGAGTTCTAG
- the hisS gene encoding histidine--tRNA ligase, whose product MIKPQTLKGFRDYLPEAMLAREHLMEIARRIYRSYGFSPIDTPALEYAEILLGKGGDESDKQLFRFTDQGDRDVAMRFDLTIPFARFAAQNIGALGTPFKRYHIGTVWRAEKPQKGRYREFMQCDFDSIGTEANASDIETLMVIYDLMEALGFSAFTIRVNHRQLLNGLLDKLGLLEKSTGVLRALDKLPKIGRRMVIDEMTQSVGISAESAEQVLNFAGLSGTPDQILDEVEKLIAGNERGMEGVAKLRELFSVCRQSGLNEQRLALDVSIARGLDYYTGTIYETFLTELPGIGSVCSGGRYDNLAGLFTKEKLPGVGASLGLDRLLAAMEELGLVQNTGIGGQVMIAMFDETRLGDYMRLSRQLRRSGISTEVYPLARKVQKQLQYANRKRFRAAVIAGSQEFERGVWTVKDLESGTQTEVTDAELPAFLHRILSH is encoded by the coding sequence CTGATCAAACCGCAGACTCTCAAAGGCTTCCGCGACTATCTGCCAGAGGCGATGCTCGCCAGAGAGCATCTCATGGAGATTGCGCGACGGATTTATCGCAGCTACGGCTTCTCGCCGATCGATACCCCTGCCCTCGAATACGCCGAGATTCTGCTGGGAAAAGGGGGAGACGAGTCCGACAAGCAACTCTTCCGTTTCACCGATCAGGGTGACCGCGACGTCGCCATGCGGTTCGATCTGACGATCCCCTTTGCACGTTTCGCCGCGCAGAACATTGGCGCCCTGGGCACCCCGTTCAAGCGGTATCACATCGGCACGGTGTGGCGTGCGGAGAAGCCGCAGAAGGGGCGCTACCGCGAGTTCATGCAGTGCGACTTCGATTCCATCGGCACCGAAGCGAACGCCTCGGACATCGAAACGCTGATGGTCATTTACGACCTCATGGAGGCGCTCGGATTCTCGGCCTTCACGATTCGCGTGAATCACCGTCAACTGCTCAACGGCTTGCTCGACAAGCTCGGGCTGCTGGAGAAATCGACCGGCGTGCTGCGGGCGCTCGACAAGCTTCCCAAAATCGGCCGCCGCATGGTCATTGACGAAATGACGCAGTCGGTCGGCATCTCCGCCGAGAGCGCCGAACAGGTGTTGAACTTCGCTGGCCTGTCCGGCACGCCGGACCAGATTCTGGACGAAGTCGAAAAGCTCATCGCCGGAAACGAACGGGGAATGGAAGGGGTCGCGAAACTCCGCGAGTTGTTCTCCGTCTGCCGGCAATCAGGCTTGAACGAACAGCGGCTGGCACTCGATGTCTCGATCGCCCGAGGTCTCGACTACTACACCGGCACAATCTACGAAACCTTCCTGACGGAACTGCCTGGCATTGGCAGCGTCTGCTCAGGCGGCCGTTACGACAACCTCGCCGGCCTGTTCACGAAGGAAAAGCTGCCTGGCGTGGGTGCGAGCCTGGGGCTTGACCGTCTGCTGGCCGCGATGGAAGAACTCGGACTCGTGCAGAACACCGGCATCGGCGGTCAGGTGATGATCGCGATGTTCGACGAAACGCGACTGGGCGACTACATGCGCCTCAGCCGCCAGCTTCGCCGCTCGGGCATTTCCACCGAGGTGTATCCGCTGGCAAGAAAAGTTCAGAAGCAACTGCAATACGCCAACCGCAAACGCTTCCGCGCCGCGGTCATCGCCGGCTCGCAGGAATTCGAACGGGGCGTGTGGACGGTGAAGGATTTGGAAAGCGGCACCCAAACCGAAGTCACCGACGCCGAACTCCCGGCGTTCCTGCACCGGATTCTGAGCCACTAG
- a CDS encoding YkgJ family cysteine cluster protein, translating to MSAPVKMRKEDLPAGEVLCSYCTAKCCRYFAFPIERPKAHEDFSHLRWFMLHGRVAVFVEDGTWYLMIYADCKHLRADNLCGIYEDRPQICRSYSTDNCEYDDDAVYDKYFETPEQLWEYALAVLPPEKPRRFSTKPISAGEVSLPVIA from the coding sequence ATGTCCGCACCTGTCAAGATGCGCAAGGAAGATCTGCCAGCAGGGGAAGTGCTCTGCTCGTACTGCACCGCCAAATGCTGTCGATACTTCGCCTTTCCGATCGAACGCCCCAAGGCTCATGAAGATTTCAGTCACCTCCGCTGGTTCATGCTGCATGGCCGCGTCGCGGTGTTCGTGGAAGACGGCACCTGGTATCTGATGATCTACGCCGACTGCAAACATCTCCGGGCTGACAACCTGTGCGGCATCTACGAAGACCGCCCGCAAATCTGCCGCAGCTATTCGACCGACAACTGCGAATACGACGACGACGCGGTCTACGACAAGTATTTTGAGACGCCGGAACAACTGTGGGAATACGCCCTCGCCGTACTGCCGCCAGAGAAGCCGCGACGCTTCTCCACCAAGCCCATCAGCGCCGGCGAAGTCTCCCTGCCGGTGATTGCCTAG
- a CDS encoding ABC transporter permease — MLRGSLTLLMRSIRADALTRQAHVGRIGAVALILFLLVSAQFESDNVGAPGLRFFERLSYLGVGLIALAAIGHFSTAITEEKEEGTLGLLLLADLSPISVLLGKSTNRILSSWLLFVGQFPFALLALTLGGITTLQIAAVYVSLAAYLFLLANLALLVSVCVKKSTEAMAVTALLLICLHFLPSALQSAVVSLIDSGQLNSHGLAENLSSTLAGISEQASVISELQRIFDFENEVHLLNVQVVGSLLGGLVCFGLAWWRFSYVVWAPDVAEPAQARTINQANRWVNLVARPWKYALAWKDFHFIAGGPTLLAAKLLGFPALVFAVLYFHEWVRTTTQLSPWQFLQGSFAIIFMAELLVYSSLLFQTEKRNGTLSTVMLLPTSAFRISSAKFLGCLIGSIPTIIACLILFQIDLDGRWTPVRLQGLFHNPATTSVIVLTCVIVITCQLTMLCSLIANWAALPMAMAIMLVLATVLFPILSGLMYLLEEQRQPEYAKLGPVIYVTAVLSLGLQFEIGRRLNALAGRS; from the coding sequence ATGCTGCGTGGCTCGCTGACATTGCTGATGCGATCGATTCGGGCCGACGCGCTCACGCGGCAGGCGCATGTCGGGCGGATTGGCGCGGTCGCGCTCATTCTCTTTCTGCTAGTCTCGGCTCAGTTCGAATCAGACAATGTCGGCGCGCCGGGGCTGCGGTTCTTCGAACGTCTGTCTTACTTGGGCGTGGGGCTCATCGCGCTGGCGGCGATCGGGCACTTCTCGACCGCGATTACCGAAGAGAAAGAGGAAGGGACGCTGGGGCTGTTGTTGCTCGCCGACCTGTCGCCGATTTCCGTGCTGCTGGGAAAATCGACAAACCGCATTCTTTCATCCTGGCTGTTGTTTGTCGGGCAGTTCCCATTTGCCCTGCTGGCGCTCACGCTCGGCGGAATCACCACGCTCCAGATTGCGGCCGTGTACGTGTCGCTGGCGGCATACCTGTTCCTGCTGGCAAATCTGGCGCTGCTGGTTTCCGTCTGTGTGAAAAAGTCGACGGAGGCGATGGCCGTCACCGCGCTGTTGCTGATTTGTCTGCACTTTTTGCCGAGCGCCCTGCAGTCGGCCGTCGTCTCGCTGATCGATTCAGGGCAGCTCAACTCGCATGGACTCGCCGAAAACCTGTCGAGCACATTGGCCGGCATATCGGAGCAGGCGTCGGTCATCTCGGAACTGCAACGCATCTTCGACTTCGAGAATGAAGTCCATCTTCTCAACGTTCAGGTCGTCGGCTCGCTGCTGGGAGGACTGGTCTGTTTTGGGTTGGCGTGGTGGCGTTTTTCGTATGTCGTCTGGGCCCCGGATGTTGCCGAACCCGCCCAGGCCCGAACAATCAATCAGGCGAATCGCTGGGTGAACCTGGTCGCTCGCCCGTGGAAATACGCGCTCGCCTGGAAAGATTTTCACTTCATCGCCGGCGGGCCGACGCTGCTGGCGGCCAAGCTGCTGGGCTTTCCGGCGCTGGTGTTTGCCGTACTCTATTTTCACGAATGGGTTCGCACCACTACGCAGCTTTCACCCTGGCAGTTTCTCCAGGGGAGCTTCGCCATCATTTTCATGGCTGAACTGCTTGTCTACTCGTCCCTGCTGTTTCAGACCGAAAAGCGAAACGGAACTCTCTCGACGGTGATGCTGTTGCCGACATCGGCGTTTCGCATCAGTTCCGCCAAGTTCCTCGGTTGTCTGATCGGCAGCATTCCGACCATCATCGCGTGCCTGATTCTGTTTCAGATTGATCTGGACGGACGCTGGACGCCGGTGCGGTTGCAGGGGCTGTTTCACAATCCCGCGACGACTTCGGTGATTGTGCTGACATGCGTCATCGTTATCACCTGTCAGCTCACGATGCTCTGCTCGCTGATCGCCAACTGGGCGGCCCTGCCGATGGCGATGGCCATCATGCTGGTGCTGGCGACGGTGCTGTTCCCGATCCTGTCAGGCCTGATGTACCTGTTGGAAGAACAGCGCCAGCCGGAATACGCCAAGCTCGGCCCGGTGATCTATGTTACCGCGGTGCTGTCGCTCGGCCTGCAATTCGAAATCGGCCGACGGCTGAATGCACTGGCAGGACGTTCGTAG